The Salvia miltiorrhiza cultivar Shanhuang (shh) chromosome 1, IMPLAD_Smil_shh, whole genome shotgun sequence genome has a window encoding:
- the LOC131006943 gene encoding zinc finger CCCH domain-containing protein 30-like yields the protein MKGMGQLSVETEDSFSSLLEYAANNDVEAFRRTIELDLSAVDEAGPWYVRKKGGKQIAQEERTPLMVAATYGSVDVLKLIVALPEVDLNRLCGPDKWTALHCAASGGSVNAVDVVKLLLSAGADPNIEDACGQRPVDLIVVPRGNPSAKAALEDLFMNSYSDGFVGDNSVQVSVTASNASSPVLSSSPDSPCSPSDSASSPTALKLSDIPSNSVSEKKQYPVDPSLPDIRNSIYSTDEFRMYSFKVRPCSRAYSHDWTECPFVHPGENARRRDPRKYHYSCVPCPDFRKGACRRGDMCEYAHGVFECWLHPAQYRTRLCKDGTSCARQVCFFAHTQEELRPLYVSTGSGVPSPRSAASAASFMDMATALSILPGSPTSHSVMSPPAFNHVLSPTANGMPHNSAAWPQPNVPTLHLPGSNFQSSRLRSSLSARDIPPDLNMLRDFDAQQQALNDMASFSQSHPNSSMLNRSGRSKSSLTPSNLEELFSAEFSSSPRYADQAVASGVFSPTHKSAVLNQFQQPQSLLSPINTNMFSPRNVEHHFLQASFGVSSPRMSPRSLETASPLSNRLSAFAQREKQQQQQMLHNLGSRELVPNHAPPVGSPVGSWAKWGSPVEKVDWSVGPDDQAFLRRSSAEPKNDGEEPDVTWVQSLVKESPPEMMEKPAASTSGAAPSGECLKTNPQVDSTDHSVIGTWLEQMQLDQLVA from the coding sequence atgaagggaATGGGCCAATTATCTGTAGAGACTGAGGACTCCTTTTCCAGTTTGCTTGAGTATGCGGCTAACAATGATGTTGAAGCTTTCAGGAGAACAATTGAACTTGATTTGTCTGCTGTGGATGAGGCTGGCCCCTGGTATGTTCGTAAGAAAGGTGGAAAGCAGATTGCACAGGAGGAAAGAACACCTTTGATGGTAGCCGCTACATATGGTAGTGTTGATGTGTTGAAGTTGATAGTTGCTCTGCCGGAGGTTGATTTGAATAGACTGTGTGGCCCAGATAAGTGGACTGCTCTCCATTGTGCTGCCTCTGGAGGATCTGTTAATGCGGTTGATGTTGTGAAATTGCTGTTATCTGCTGGTGCTGATCCGAATATTGAAGATGCTTGTGGTCAGCGCCCAGTTGATCTGATTGTAGTTCCTCGGGGGAATCCTAGTGCCAAAGCTGCTCTTGAAGACTTGTTTATGAACAGTTACTCGGATGGTTTTGTTGGTGACAACAGTGTACAAGTCTCAGTAACTGCTTCAAATGCATCTTCACCTGTTTTATCATCCTCTCCAGATTCTCCCTGTTCTCCATCTGATTCTGCATCGTCTCCAACAGCGCTAAAGCTCAGTGACATCCCTTCTAATTCGGTGTCTGAGAAGAAACAATATCCAGTGGATCCATCTCTTCCAGACATCAGGAATAGTATCTACTCAACTGATGAGTTCCGTATGTATTCATTCAAGGTCAGGCCTTGTTCAAGGGCCTACTCTCATGATTGGACTGAATGTCCTTTTGTTCACCCTGGAGAAAATGCCCGCAGAAGAGACCCTCGGAAGTACCATTACAGCTGTGTTCCGTGTCCTGATTTTAGAAAGGGAGCTTGTAGGCGAGGGGACATGTGCGAGTATGCACATGGAGTGTTTGAGTGCTGGCTGCACCCTGCTCAATATCGAACAAGGCTGTGTAAAGATGGCACGAGCTGTGCTAGGCAAGTTTGCTTTTTTGCGCACACCCAAGAGGAACTTCGACCATTGTATGTCTCCACTGGATCTGGTGTCCCTTCTCCAAGATCAGCTGCTTCTGCAGCTAGTTTCATGGACATGGCTACAGCTCTAAGCATTTTGCCTGGTTCACCCACTTCACACTCTGTCATGTCTCCTCCTGCATTTAACCATGTGCTGTCGCCTACGGCAAACGGCATGCCTCATAACTCTGCAGCTTGGCCTCAACCAAATGTTCCAACTCTCCATCTTCCTGGCAGCAACTTCCAGTCAAGTCGCCTCCGATCCTCACTCAGCGCTCGTGATATTCCACCTGATCTAAATATGCTTCGTGACTTTGATGCCCAGCAACAGGCTTTGAATGACATGGCATCATTCTCTcagtcacaccccaattcttccATGTTGAATCGTTCTGGTAGATCCAAGTCATCACTGACTCCTTCCAATCTAGAAGAGCTATTTTCAGCTGAGTTTTCGTCATCACCTAGATATGCAGATCAGGCAGTGGCTTCGGGCGTTTTTTCTCCGACGCACAAATCAGCTGTTCTTAATCAGTTTCAGCAGCCGCAAAGCCTTTTATCACCAATTAACACTAACATGTTTTCTCCTAGAAATGTTGAACACCATTTCTTGCAGGCTTCTTTCGGTGTCTCATCCCCAAGGATGTCACCAAGAAGCTTGGAGACTGCATCCCCGTTGAGCAATCGTCTCTCAGCATTTGCCCAGCGtgagaagcagcagcagcaacagatGCTGCATAACCTTGGCTCCAGGGAACTTGTTCCCAACCATGCACCCCCTGTTGGGTCGCCTGTTGGTTCTTGGGCAAAGTGGGGATCCCCTGTTGAGAAAGTTGATTGGTCTGTTGGCCCAGATGATCAAGCTTTTCTTAGAAGATCTTCGGCTGAACCTAAGAACGATGGAGAAGAACCCGACGTGACATGGGTGCAATCCCTTGTGAAAGAATCACCACCCGAGATGATGGAGAAACCTGCAGCTTCCACTTCTGGTGCTGCGCCATCCGGTGAGTGTTTGAAAACAAATCCTCAAGTTGACTCTACTGATCATTCTGTTATAGGGACATGGCTCGAGCAGATGCAACTTGATCAGCTCGTAGCTTAG